Sequence from the Ornithinimicrobium humiphilum genome:
CCTTGCCCACGAGCTCGGAGAGCGCGGCGCAGAACGGGCCGAGCTGGTCGTTGTGGAACGCGCGGCTGGTCAGCGTCGACTTGTCGAGCTGCTTCTTGGCGGCCTCCACGAGCGCGGGGTGGCGGTGGCCGAAGTTCAGCGCCGAGTAGCCGGACAGCGCGTCGAGGTAGCGGTTGCCCTCCACGTCGGTGACCCAGATCCCCTCGGCGTGCTCGACCACGACCGGCAGCGGGCTGTAGTTGTGGGCGGCGACCTTGTCCTCGAGGGCGATGTAGTCCTGGTTCGTGGTGAGCTGCGTCATGCGGGTCATCCTAGGGGTGCGTCGGGGCGATGGAGCAGGGCCATCGATGCGTAGTCATACAGCATTGCGCAAAAGTATGCACCATGCCCGACCCCCTCGGTCAACTCGCGTCCAGCGCGTCGCCGGCCTGCTCGGGCAGCAGCAGGTAGGCCGCGACCGCGCCGACGGCGAAGGCCCCGCCGAAGAGCGCGAACAGGCCGCCGTTGCCCCACCAGCCGAGGACCACCGGCACCGACAACGGCGCCAGGATGGAGGCGAGCCGGCCGAAGCCGGCGGCCGCGCCCGCCCCGACCCCGCGGATGGTGGTCGGGTAGATCTCCGGTGTGACGGCATACAGGGCACCCCAGGCGCCCAGGTTGAAGAAGGACAGCGCCATGCCGGCGACGAGGATCTGCGCCGTGCCGTCGGCCAGGCCGAAGAAGGTCGCCGAGACCGCCGAGCCGACGAGGAAGGTGGCCAGCGTCAGTCGCCGGCCCCAGACCTCGACGAGCACCGCCGCCACCGCGTAGCCGGGCAGCTGGGCGAGCGTGATGATCAGCGTGTAGCCGAAGGAGCGGACGAGGTCGTAGCCCTGGGCGTGGAGCAGGCTCGGCATCCAGATGAAGGCGCCGTAGTAGGAGAAGTTGACGCAGAACCACACCAGCCAGATGCCGGCGGTGCGGACCCGGTAGGCGGCCGACCACAGCTGGCCCGGGACGTGCGGCTCGACGGGCGGCAGCTCGCGCGACTCGACGTGCTCGACGCCGGCAGAGTCCTCGAACCGCCGGACGACGGCCTCCGCCTCGGCGGCCCGGCCGCGGCGCTCGAGGAAGAGCGGCGACTCGGGCAGCCCCCACCGCACGACCACGGCCCACAGGGCGGGCACCAGGCCGATGGCGAAGGCCCACCGCCAGCCGTCGTCGAAGCGCGGGACGACGAAGAAGCCGATGAGCGCCGCCAGCAGCCAGCCGACCGCCCAGAAGGACTCGAGCGCCACGACCACCCGGCCCCGGATACGGGTCGGCGACAGCTCGCTGACGAGGGTCGAGGCGACCGGCAGCTCCGCGCCCAGGCCGAGGCCGACGAGGAAGCGCAGCAGGAGCAGGGCGGCGAGCGAGGTCGCGAGCGCCGAGGCGCCGGTCGCCAGGCCGTAGACGAGGAGCGTCGCGGCGAAGACCGTCCGCCGGCCGTAGCGGTCGGCCAGCAGGCCGCCGAAGGTTGCCCCCAGCGCCATGCCCACGAAGCCGATCGAGAGCAGCCAGGACTGCTGGGTCGTCGTCAGGTCCCAGGACGTCGCGATCGCCAGGCCGACGAAGGAGATCAGCCCGACGTCCATGGCGTCCAGCGCCCAGCCGGTGCCCGCGCCGACGAGCGTCCGGAGGTGCAGCCGGGTGAAGGGCAGCCGCCCCATCCGCTCCGGTCGGGTGGGCCGCGTCGTCGCGGTAGATGTGCTCGACATGAGCACTAGGCTAGCCGACGGCCCGGGGTGCTCCTCACCGGTAGTTGGTGAACTGCAGCGCCACGTCGAGGTCCTTGCTCTTGAGGAGGCGCTGCACCTCCTGGAGGTCGTCGCGGGACTTGGAGGTCACGCGCAGCTCGTCGCCCTGGATGACCGGCTTGACCGACTTCGGGCCCTCCTCGCGGATGATCTTGGAGATCTTCTTGGCGTTCTCGCTGGAGATGCCGGACTGCAGCGTCGCCTCCAGCCGGTACTCCTTGCCGGAGAGCCGCGGCTCGCCGTCGTCGCTGTAGTCCAGGTGCTTGAGCGAGACGCCGCGCTTGACGAGCTTGGTCTGCAGCACGTCGAGCACCGCCTCGCACCGCTCGGCGCTGTTGGCGGTCATCTTGATGACGTCGCCGGCGAGCTCGACGCTCGCGCCGATGTTGCGGAAGTCGTAGCGCTGCGAGATCTCCTTGGCCGCCTGGTTGACGGCGTTGGCCACCTCCTGACGGTCGACCTTGCTGACGATGTCGAAGGACGAGTCGGCCATGACGGCATACCTCCTGTGCTGGGTTCGGACCTGCTCCGTGAGGCTGTTATCCTTTCATCCGCGCGCTGCGAAGTGCGCACTGGCAGGTTGTCCGAGTGGCCAATGGAAGCGGACTGTAAATCCGTCGGCGTACGCCTACGCAGGTTCGAATCCTGCACCTGCCACCAGCGCGAACGGCTGGTCGGTCCCCACGGGGAGCGACCAGCCGTTCGTCGTTCCCGGGCCGTTCGTCCCGCGCACGCCGTCGGCGCGGCCGGTGCAACACGTGGTGCGCGAGCGACATAGTGAGGTTGTCGGCGCCCCGGATGGGGGCGCCGCCGCCAACGACCGGCAGGAGAACGAGATGGCACTACGCCTCGCGGGCGAGGGAGGTGCGAGCCCCGGCATGGTGCCCGAGAACGTGCGGGACGCGCCGTGGTTCGACGGCTTCTTCGCCCAGCACGCGACCTCCGTCCACCGCTACTTCGTCCGGCGCGCCAGCCACGTCGACGTCGAGGACCTCACCGCCGAGGTCTTCGCGACGGCGTGGCGCCGCCGGGACAAGATCCCCGAGGGCTTCGAGCTGCCGTGGCTCTACAAGACGGCGTCCTTCGTGCTCGCCAACCACCGGCGCAAGCCGACCCTCACCCTCATCTCCGACTACTCCGGCGACGAGGACCAGCACACCGCGCGCAGCGTCGACCCGGCGGAGCTGGTCATGGAGGACGACGAGGTGCGCCGCGCGCTCGCCCGCCTCAGCGCCCGCGACCGGATGGTGCTCATGCTCCACGCGTGGGAGGGCCTCGACGGCGAGGGCCTGGCCCGCGCGCTCGGCCTGACCCGTGGCGGTGCGGCCGCCGCCCTCTCCCGGGCCCGCGCCCGCCTCCGAGAGGCCTGGGACGAGGACCACTAGGTCCCTCCCGCCTCCCCCACCCACTTCCTGACACCACTTCCGTTCGAGGAGAAGACACCATGGTCGACCACGACGACGAGGCCCTGGCCCGCCTGCGGGCCAGCGACCCGGCCACCGGATCGCACCCCGACCTCCACTCCCTCCGGGCGCGCATCGCGCAGAAGGCCCCTGCCAGCCAGGGCGTCGAGCACGCGACCCGCGTCGACGACGACGTCTTCCGCGGCCAGGGGCTGCGCGCCCCGTGGATCGCGGCGGCCGCGGTCGCTGCCTTCGGCTTCGGAGCCGGTGGCTACGCCATCGGTGCCCAGCAGGCCCCCGACACCGGCGGCCGCCAGGTCGCCGCGGGCGAAGGGACGGACGACTCCGCCGCGGCCGACCTGGTCCAGGACATGATCGAGCCCGCCTCCCCCGCCGAGGCCGCCGGCAGCGAGCTGAAGATCACCGAGGACTCCGAGATGGGCTACGGCGGCGACGACTCCGGCGGCCTGTGGGACCCGGGCCCCGTGCGGCTGACCGCCGGCCCCGGCCTGCCGACCGAGCGCGGCACCGCCGAGGTCCGCGCGATGGTCTCCGACGAGGACCCCGAGGAGTTCCTCCAGCAGTGGGCCGAGCGGCTCGACTTCGACGGCGTGGCACCGGCGGAGAGCAGCGAGTACGGCTGGTTCGGCAGCAACGCCCTCTACGACCTCGACCAGGGGCGGATGCTGAGCGTCTCCGCCGACGGCGGAGGGGTGCTGAGCTTCTCCTACGACGACATGTTCGGCAGCCCGTGGTGCACCGAGATGTACAGCGAGATGCCCGAGGCCGACATGCAGCAGGTGCGCGAGGAGTGGGCGAAGGCCTTCGGCGAGGACGTGCCCTTCCCCGACGCGTCGCGGTGCCGCACCAGCGACGCCCCGAGGCCCAACGACGAGCAGGCGCTCGCCGCCGCCCGCGACTTCTTCGCGACGACCGGCATCGACCTGTCGGTCTTCACCCTCGAGGTCTCCGAGTACCAGGACGAGTCCACCAACCAGGTCATGGTCGAGGGGTGGATGGACGGCCAGCGCAACGGGCCGGTGACGATGAGCGCCCAGGTCGGGCCCGAGGGCGTCATCAGCCTCTACGGGTCGTGGGGCGAGATGATGTCCCTCGGCGACTACCCGGTCATCTCGGCCGTCGAGGCGGTCGAGCGCTACGGCCAGCGGGAGTTCTCGACCGACTACGGCGTCACCCTCACCGAGGAGCTCGACGACTCCGTGGCCATCTCGCGGCCGATCGACCCCGGCATGGAGGTCGAGATGCCCGAGACCGCCCAGATCGAGCCGGGGATGAAGATCCCGATGCTCCTCAAGGACAAGGTCGTCGTCAGCGCGGAGCTCACCACCGGCTCGCTGTGGGCGCAGACCAACGGCCCGCTCGAGGTCCCGGCCTGGAAGCTGGTCACCGCCGACGGCATGCACTACGCGGTGCTGGCGGTGGCCGACGAGGCCATCGAGTGGCAGAGCTGGGGCGAGTGAGGCGCTGATCCCCTCGACCCCCAGGGGGCGAGCGAGGCGCTGAGCTCCTCGCCCCCACGACGCCCCGGGCCGCATCCCCCGGGGCGTCGTCGCGCGTGACGGGTGCGGGTCGGTGCGCTGCGGGTATGCCGGAGGTCTGCCGCGGGCAGGGGCGTGCCGCCCCGGTCCGGGCGCCGCCTCGCCGCCACCCCGTGGCAGCATGGCCGCCCATGACGACGGTTCCCCTCCCCCGGCCGCCGCAGCTGCCGCGCCCGCCCGCCCTGGTCCTGCGCGGGCGGGCCTTCGACCCCGGCCGGCCGGCGGTCATGGCGATCATCAACCGGACGAGCGACTCGTTCTGGGCCGGCAACCGGCACGCGGCGCTCGAGGACGCGATGGCCGCCCTGCACGCCGCCGTGGCGGCCGGTGCCGACCTCGTCGACGTGGGCGGGGTCCGCGCCGGGCAGGAGGGCGCGCACGTCACCGCCGCCCAGGAGATCGACCGGGTGGTGCCCTTCCTGGAAGCGGCGCGCACGGCATACCCCGACCTGGTGCTGTCCCTCGACACCTGGCGCAGCGAGGTGGCGGAGGCCGCCGCCGGCGTGGTCGACCTCGTCAACGACACCTGGGCCGGGCACGACCCCGAGCTGGTGCACGTCGCCGCGCGGATCGGCGCCGGCGTGGTCTGCTCGCACACCGGCGGGCTGCCGCCGCGCACCGACCCGGTGGACGTGCGCTACGCCGACGAGCACGGCGACGACGAGCTCGCGGTCGTCCGCGACGTGCTGCGGGTGCTCGCCGCGGGCGCCCGGACGGCGCTCGAGGCGGGCGTCCCGGCGGAGCGGATCCTCGTCGACCCCACCCTCGACTTCGGCAAGACGACGCGGCACTCGCTGGTCACGCTGCGCCACACCGCCGACGTGGCAGCCCTGGGCTTCCCCGTGCTCCAGGCGCTCTCGCGCAAGGACTTCATCGGGGAGACGCTCGACCTGGAGGCCGACGAGCGGCTCGAGGGCACGCTGGCCGCCACGGCGGTGGCCGCCTGGCTGGGGACCACGGTCTTCCGGGCGCACGACGTGCGCGCGACCCGGCTGGTCGTCGACATGGTCGCCAGCATCCGGGGCGACCGCCCTCCGCTGCTCAGCGAACGGGGCGAGCCGGGTCGCGGCTGACGCCTGCCGGTCGCCGGTGGGCGCCGCCGCTTCGGTGTGCTCAGAAGCGCTCGATGCCCGGCTGCCGGCTCTGGGCCATGCCCTCGAGGCGCGCGATCCGCTGCGTCATCGGCGGGTGGGTGGCGAAGAGGCGTCCCACGTCGCCGGCCCGGAAGGGGTTGGCGATCATCATGTGGCTGGCGTTGACGACCTGCGGCTCCGGGGCGAGCGGCGCGCGCGCCGTGCCGGCCTCGAGCTTGCGCAGGGCCGAGGCGAGGGCCAGCGGGTCGCCGGTCAGCGCCGCGCCGTCCTCGTCCGCGTCGTACTCACGGGTGCGGCTGATGGCCAGCTGGATGACGCTGGCGGCGAAGGGCGCGAGCAGCGCCATGGCGATCATCGCGATCGGGTTGCCGCCGTTCTGGCGGTTGCCGCCGCCGAAGAAGAGCATCATCTGGGCCACCGAGGTGATGACGCCGGCGATGCCCGCGGCCACCGAGCCGGTGAGGATGTCGCGGTTGTAGACGTGCATGAGCTCGTGGCCCAGGACGCCGCGCAGCTCCCGCTCGTCGAGCAGGTGGAGGATGCCCTCGGTGCAGCAGACCGCGGCGTTCTGCGGGTTGCGGCCGGTTGCGAAGGCGTTGGGGGCGGCGGTGGGGCTGACGTAGAGCCGCGGCATCGGCTTGCCGGCCTGGGCGGCCAGCTCCTCGACGATGCGGTACATCGCCGGCTGCTGCTCGCGCGTGACCGGCACGGCCCGCATCGCCCGGAGGGCGAGCTTGTCGGAGTTCCAGTAGCTGTAGAACGTCGTGCCCAGGCCGAGCAGGGCGAACAGCCAGATGTAGCGGCCGCCGCCGACCACCGCGCCGAGCGCGAGGAAGAGCGCCCAGATGGCGCCCAGGAGGAGGGTCGTCTTCACCCCGTTGTAGTGCCTGTGCATGTCTGGTCCAACGGTGGCGCGAAACGCCGTGTTCCCGCAGGTCGCGCGGTCAGACGACGCCGACGGGCGTGATGCTCCAGAGCACGACCAGCAGGGTGAGCACGCCGATGACCGCGAGCACCGGCACGGGGACGCGGGGCCGGGCGGCGACGAGGACGTCGCCGTCGGCCGACTCGGCCTCGAGCGCCTCGTCCACGCCGCCGGTGGCCATGCCCGTGCTCGCGACCGCTCCGGCCGGGGCCGGCGCGACCGTCCCCGCCGGGAGCGGGGCCACGAGACGGACGATCCACCGCAGGTAGACGGCGATGCCGAGGGCGACGTTGACGGCGGCCACGACCGCGAGCCACCAGGTGCCGTCCCCGGCGACGGGTCGCAGCGCGACGACCTTGGCCACGAGGCCGACGACGGCCGGCGGCAGGCCCGCCAGGGTCAGCAGCGCCAGGACCAGGGGTATGGCCAGCAGCGGGCGCCGGCGCAGCAGGCCGTCGTGGGCGCGCAGCGACGTCCCGTCGGCCTCGGTCCCGCCCTCGACGGACACCAGGCCCGCGACGGCGACCACGACGGCGAACGCCAGCAGCGTGCCGAGGACGTAGACGACGAGGTAGGACCCGGCGGCGTGGACCGCCCGGGAGGACAGCGACGCCAGCGGCAGCAGCACCCATCCGGCCTGGGCGACCGTGGACCAGGCGAGCAGGCGGACGGCGTCGGTCTGCACCAGCGCGACGAGGTTGCCGACCGTCATCGACAGGGCCGCGAGCAGGGCGAGGGCCAGCAGGGTGGTGCCGTCGACGGCGCCGAGGGCGCGGACGAGCACGACGACGGCGCCGAGGGCGGCGACCTTGGAGACCGTCGAGAGGTAGGCCGTGACGGGCAGAGAGGCGGTCGAGTAGGTGATCGGCGTCCAGGCGTGGAAGGGCACCGCGGAGAGCTTGAACGCCAGACCGGCCAGCACGAAGACCGACGCCAGCAGGAGCAGGGACGGGTCGCGCGACGTCGGCAGCTCGAGCAGCGCGGTGCCGGTCGCCGCGACCCACAGCGCGGCTCCCAGGGCCACCAGGCCGAAGGAGACCAGGGAGGTCATGAGCAGCGCGGTGGCACCCTCGACGGCACGGGCCCGACGCTCGCCCGACCACGCCTCGTCGGTCAGCACGACGAGGGCCACGGTGGGCAGGGTCGCGAGCTCGAGCGCAACCAGGAGGCTGCCCAGGTCGCCCGCGGCGGGCACGGCGACGACCCCACCGGTGGCTCCCAGGACGAGCGCGGCCACCACGGCGGTGCGCCCGGTGCCGGACGGCGCGCGCCAGTCGCGCCAGGCGAGCACGAGCACGACGACCGCCGCGAGCAGCCCGGCCAGCTGGAGCACCGAGGTCAGCCGGTCGGCGGTGTAGAGGCACTCACCCGACCCGAGGCAGAAGGCCGAGCGCGCGTCGCCGGCGGGCTGCCGCAGGCCAGGCACCGTGGCGACGGCTCCCGCGACGAGGCCGAGCCCGGTGAGGACGAGGTGCGGCGTGCGGCGGCCCGGGAGCGCGGCGTCGACGAGGAGCACGACCACGGCGGCCAGGAGCGGCGCCAGCACGGGGAGCGTCGCGGACAGGTGCAGGTCGAGGGTCATCGGCCGATCACCGCCGCGGTCACGCTCTCGGTGACGGTGAGCAGGAGGACGGGCAGCACGCCGAGGGCGAGGACGAGCACGCCCAGCGTGCGCATCGCGTAACGCTCGGTGCGGACGGCGTCGGGGATGCGCGGCTCGAGCCGGTCGCCGGACCAGACGCGCTGGAGCACACGCGCGCTGTAGGCCACGGTGAGCGCGCCGCCCACGGCCGCCAGCACGGCATACAGCCCGAACCAGCCGCCCGGGCGGCCGGGCGCGGGGTCCCACGCGGCGTAGATCGCGCCGATCTCGCCCCAGAAGCCGGCGAGCCCGGGCAGGCCCATCGACGCCGCCATCCCGAGCACGAGGTAGGCGCCCAGGTGCGGGGTGGCCTCGCGCAGCGCGGCCCGCGCGACGGTGAGGTCGGCGCTGCCCCAGCGGTGCTTGAGCCCGCCGACGACGACGAAGAGCAGGGCCGAGATCAGACCGTGGGCGACGTTGCCGAAGAGCGCCGCCTGCAGCCCGGTCTGCGTGCCGCTGGCCAGGCCGAGGACGACGAAACCGAGGTGGGCCACCGAGGACCACGCGATGAGGCGCTTGAGGTCGCGCTCGACGAGGCAGGCCAACGACGCCCACAGGATGCCGACCACGCCCAGCCCGCCGAGCAGCGGCGCCCAGAAGGCGAAGCCCTCGGGCACGACCGGCATCACGAGCCGGACGACGCCGTAGGTGCCGAGCTTGAGCAGGACGGCGGCGAGCAGCACCGAGCCGGCGGTCGGGGCGGTGGCGTGCACCCAGGGCAGCCAGGTGTGCAGCGGGAAGACGGGGATCTTCAGCGCCAGCCCGGTGAGCAGGACGGCGGCCGCCGCGAGCTGCGTGCCGCGGTCGATGCCCTCCCCCCGCTGCGCGGCCCACACCGACAGGTCGGTCGTGCCGAGGGCGGTCGCCACGGCCAGCAGGCCGACCAGCAGGAGCGTGGAGCCGACCACCGTCACCATGAGGAAGCGCAGCGCGGCGCCGTCGCGGTCGCTGCCGGGGTCGCCGTAGCGGGCGACCAGGACCCACATCGGCACGAGGACCAGCTCGAAGCCGACGAAGAAGAGGATGGCGTCGCCGGCGAGGAAGGCGACCAGGGCGCCGAGCAGCACGAGCAGCAGGCACGCGTGGTAGGTGGCCAGCCCGGGCACGTCGGTGCCGCGCACGAGCGGGATCGGCGAGGTCGACTCCAGGGCCTCCTCCTGCGGGGTGGGGACCCGGTGCCGCTCGGGCACGTGCAGGTGGAGCGAGACGGCGACGACGCCGACGACCGCCGTGAGCAGGAGCAGCGGGACGCTCAGCCCGTCGGCGCCGAGGCGCAGCCAGACACCCAGGCCGGGGATCCACGGCTCGGCCACCGTGGGCCGGTGCAGCGCCGTGCCGGCGACGCCGACCGCCGAGACGGTCGCGGCCCCCACCGAGAGCACCCGGATGGCGCGGTGGCCTGGCGCGGAGGGCCAGCGGCCGGCGGTGAGGAGGACGACGGCCCCCAGCAGGAGCGGGAGCAGGGCGAGCAGCAGCCAGCCGGCCCCGAGCTCGGGGACGAGGTCGAGGGCCTGGGCGCCGGCGTCGCGCAGCGAGTCGATCACAGCGAGATCACCCCCACGGCGGCCAGGAGGAGGACACCGCCGAGCACGAGGGCCAGGGCGGGGGTGGCGCGGCGCGGCGTGACCAGGTCACCGGCGCGCCCGACGAGGCGGGCGCCCGCGCCGATGCCCCGCACCCAGGCGTCGAGCACCTCGCGGTCGAACCACGTCACCGCGCGGGCGAGCGCGAGGACCGGGGCCGCGACGAGCAGCCGGTAGGCGTAGTCGAAGCCCAGCCCGCGCTCGGCGGCCAGGCTGACCCGGGCCGGCACGCGGGCGGCGGCGTCGCGGGTGCGCACGCCGCGGGCGGCCAGCCGGACGGCCAGGGCGGCGACCACCATGAGGAGCAGGGTCGCCAGGAGCAGCTGCAGGTCGAGGTGCAGGTCGCTGCGCCACACCGGCAGCAGGGCGACGAGGCTGCCGAGGAGCGTCATGAGCATGAGCAGGGTGGTGCCGAGCCGCGCCGAGCTGCTGATGGCGGCCTCGGCGCGCTCCAGCCCCTCGGCCTCGACCACGACCTGGGGCTCGTCGAAGAAGTCGTCGATCCGCTCGACGGGGCCCTGGTGGTAGGCGGCCAGCTGCTGCTCCCGGTCGGTCGGACGGTCGAGCACGAGCCAGGCGCGCATGCAGTAGGCGGCCGTGAGCGGCGCGGAGGCGCCGACCGCGGACAGCACGATCACCGAGGCCAGGCCCCCGCTGCCGGTGGACGCGGTCTCGGCGGTGCCCAGGATGAGCTCCTTGGAGAAGAAGCCGACGAAGGGCGGGACGCCGGCGAGCGCCAGCAGGCCCCACAGGAAGCGGCGGCGCAGCACGCGGTAGCGACGGGTGCCGGAGGCCACGACGGCCATCGCGGTGCCGCCGACCAGGACCGCGAGCCAGCCGGCCGAGAGGAAGAGCAGCGCCTTGAACCAGGCGTGGGCGAGCAGGTGC
This genomic interval carries:
- a CDS encoding complex I subunit 4 family protein; amino-acid sequence: MIDSLRDAGAQALDLVPELGAGWLLLALLPLLLGAVVLLTAGRWPSAPGHRAIRVLSVGAATVSAVGVAGTALHRPTVAEPWIPGLGVWLRLGADGLSVPLLLLTAVVGVVAVSLHLHVPERHRVPTPQEEALESTSPIPLVRGTDVPGLATYHACLLLVLLGALVAFLAGDAILFFVGFELVLVPMWVLVARYGDPGSDRDGAALRFLMVTVVGSTLLLVGLLAVATALGTTDLSVWAAQRGEGIDRGTQLAAAAVLLTGLALKIPVFPLHTWLPWVHATAPTAGSVLLAAVLLKLGTYGVVRLVMPVVPEGFAFWAPLLGGLGVVGILWASLACLVERDLKRLIAWSSVAHLGFVVLGLASGTQTGLQAALFGNVAHGLISALLFVVVGGLKHRWGSADLTVARAALREATPHLGAYLVLGMAASMGLPGLAGFWGEIGAIYAAWDPAPGRPGGWFGLYAVLAAVGGALTVAYSARVLQRVWSGDRLEPRIPDAVRTERYAMRTLGVLVLALGVLPVLLLTVTESVTAAVIGR
- the folP gene encoding dihydropteroate synthase, producing the protein MTTVPLPRPPQLPRPPALVLRGRAFDPGRPAVMAIINRTSDSFWAGNRHAALEDAMAALHAAVAAGADLVDVGGVRAGQEGAHVTAAQEIDRVVPFLEAARTAYPDLVLSLDTWRSEVAEAAAGVVDLVNDTWAGHDPELVHVAARIGAGVVCSHTGGLPPRTDPVDVRYADEHGDDELAVVRDVLRVLAAGARTALEAGVPAERILVDPTLDFGKTTRHSLVTLRHTADVAALGFPVLQALSRKDFIGETLDLEADERLEGTLAATAVAAWLGTTVFRAHDVRATRLVVDMVASIRGDRPPLLSERGEPGRG
- a CDS encoding RNA polymerase sigma factor, whose amino-acid sequence is MALRLAGEGGASPGMVPENVRDAPWFDGFFAQHATSVHRYFVRRASHVDVEDLTAEVFATAWRRRDKIPEGFELPWLYKTASFVLANHRRKPTLTLISDYSGDEDQHTARSVDPAELVMEDDEVRRALARLSARDRMVLMLHAWEGLDGEGLARALGLTRGGAAAALSRARARLREAWDEDH
- a CDS encoding NADH-quinone oxidoreductase subunit N gives rise to the protein MTLDLHLSATLPVLAPLLAAVVVLLVDAALPGRRTPHLVLTGLGLVAGAVATVPGLRQPAGDARSAFCLGSGECLYTADRLTSVLQLAGLLAAVVVLVLAWRDWRAPSGTGRTAVVAALVLGATGGVVAVPAAGDLGSLLVALELATLPTVALVVLTDEAWSGERRARAVEGATALLMTSLVSFGLVALGAALWVAATGTALLELPTSRDPSLLLLASVFVLAGLAFKLSAVPFHAWTPITYSTASLPVTAYLSTVSKVAALGAVVVLVRALGAVDGTTLLALALLAALSMTVGNLVALVQTDAVRLLAWSTVAQAGWVLLPLASLSSRAVHAAGSYLVVYVLGTLLAFAVVVAVAGLVSVEGGTEADGTSLRAHDGLLRRRPLLAIPLVLALLTLAGLPPAVVGLVAKVVALRPVAGDGTWWLAVVAAVNVALGIAVYLRWIVRLVAPLPAGTVAPAPAGAVASTGMATGGVDEALEAESADGDVLVAARPRVPVPVLAVIGVLTLLVVLWSITPVGVV
- a CDS encoding YajQ family cyclic di-GMP-binding protein — translated: MADSSFDIVSKVDRQEVANAVNQAAKEISQRYDFRNIGASVELAGDVIKMTANSAERCEAVLDVLQTKLVKRGVSLKHLDYSDDGEPRLSGKEYRLEATLQSGISSENAKKISKIIREEGPKSVKPVIQGDELRVTSKSRDDLQEVQRLLKSKDLDVALQFTNYR
- the htpX gene encoding zinc metalloprotease HtpX; this encodes MHRHYNGVKTTLLLGAIWALFLALGAVVGGGRYIWLFALLGLGTTFYSYWNSDKLALRAMRAVPVTREQQPAMYRIVEELAAQAGKPMPRLYVSPTAAPNAFATGRNPQNAAVCCTEGILHLLDERELRGVLGHELMHVYNRDILTGSVAAGIAGVITSVAQMMLFFGGGNRQNGGNPIAMIAMALLAPFAASVIQLAISRTREYDADEDGAALTGDPLALASALRKLEAGTARAPLAPEPQVVNASHMMIANPFRAGDVGRLFATHPPMTQRIARLEGMAQSRQPGIERF
- a CDS encoding MFS transporter, translating into MSSTSTATTRPTRPERMGRLPFTRLHLRTLVGAGTGWALDAMDVGLISFVGLAIATSWDLTTTQQSWLLSIGFVGMALGATFGGLLADRYGRRTVFAATLLVYGLATGASALATSLAALLLLRFLVGLGLGAELPVASTLVSELSPTRIRGRVVVALESFWAVGWLLAALIGFFVVPRFDDGWRWAFAIGLVPALWAVVVRWGLPESPLFLERRGRAAEAEAVVRRFEDSAGVEHVESRELPPVEPHVPGQLWSAAYRVRTAGIWLVWFCVNFSYYGAFIWMPSLLHAQGYDLVRSFGYTLIITLAQLPGYAVAAVLVEVWGRRLTLATFLVGSAVSATFFGLADGTAQILVAGMALSFFNLGAWGALYAVTPEIYPTTIRGVGAGAAAGFGRLASILAPLSVPVVLGWWGNGGLFALFGGAFAVGAVAAYLLLPEQAGDALDAS